The Vibrio astriarenae genome contains a region encoding:
- a CDS encoding efflux transporter outer membrane subunit, with protein MNARFKALTLTMTLAGCTNFIPEYSRPELPVTNDWPVNQQGYEESSVTNWRSFVNNEELKMLIELSLENNKDLKEALLNIVKAEAQLGLQRASRYPSIGLEASSANQRLSENFTGADSSISRTQNLNIGLSSYEIDFWGRVYSLEQQALESYLATIEGRRNTQITLISNVIQAYLTLESDRRLLELAKETLISQQDSLKLTQTSFDNGVASGLDLAQAKSTVATSKVDVARFTSQVNVDINALNILVGTPIPDELLPTSDQGTRFGEVSVGLPSQVLLNRPDVLQAEYLLRAANANIGAARAAYFPTIALTTNGGLLSADLDDLFSGDSRSWIFTPTITLPIFDWGARERNSDIAATDQKIAVNNYERTIQIAFQEVADALSNQATFDDQIQGQQMLVDAYEESFRLSELRFNEGVDDYFSVLDSQRSYYSAQQTLITTELSAQLNTVTLYKVLGAGWNPDDVPVPLTEDMYLGFED; from the coding sequence ATGAATGCACGATTTAAAGCACTGACCCTAACTATGACTCTAGCAGGATGCACCAACTTCATACCTGAATACTCAAGACCGGAGTTGCCAGTGACAAATGACTGGCCCGTTAACCAGCAAGGGTATGAGGAGAGCAGCGTAACGAATTGGCGCTCCTTCGTGAACAATGAAGAGCTCAAGATGTTGATCGAGTTGTCGTTAGAGAACAATAAGGATCTTAAAGAAGCGCTACTTAATATCGTTAAAGCCGAAGCTCAACTCGGCCTACAGCGTGCCTCTCGTTATCCATCCATTGGCTTAGAAGCATCAAGTGCTAATCAGCGTCTATCTGAGAATTTTACTGGTGCAGACTCTTCCATTTCCCGGACTCAAAACCTTAATATCGGTCTAAGCAGCTATGAAATCGATTTTTGGGGACGTGTTTACAGTCTAGAACAACAAGCCCTTGAAAGTTATCTGGCAACGATTGAGGGGCGCCGCAATACGCAAATTACCTTAATCAGTAACGTTATCCAGGCCTACTTGACGCTAGAGTCAGACCGCCGATTACTCGAATTGGCGAAAGAAACGCTGATATCCCAACAAGACTCTCTAAAATTGACTCAAACCAGTTTCGACAATGGTGTCGCCTCAGGGCTAGATTTAGCACAGGCTAAAAGCACGGTAGCGACTTCAAAAGTCGATGTTGCGAGGTTTACGAGTCAAGTCAATGTCGACATTAACGCGCTAAACATTCTTGTTGGCACCCCAATACCCGATGAATTATTACCGACTAGCGACCAAGGAACTCGTTTCGGGGAGGTTTCCGTTGGGCTTCCCTCTCAAGTATTGCTCAATCGACCGGATGTTCTACAGGCTGAATATCTTCTAAGAGCGGCGAATGCCAATATTGGGGCTGCTCGGGCTGCTTATTTTCCGACGATTGCTCTTACGACCAATGGTGGCTTGTTGAGTGCTGACCTTGACGATCTCTTTTCCGGAGATAGCCGCTCATGGATATTCACACCGACCATTACGCTACCTATTTTTGACTGGGGTGCTAGAGAGCGAAACTCCGACATCGCTGCGACTGACCAAAAAATTGCGGTTAACAACTATGAACGAACTATCCAAATTGCTTTTCAGGAAGTAGCGGACGCTCTCAGTAATCAGGCAACATTCGATGACCAGATACAGGGCCAGCAGATGCTCGTCGATGCGTACGAGGAAAGTTTTCGCCTCTCGGAACTGCGATTTAATGAGGGGGTAGACGATTACTTTAGTGTGTTAGATTCACAACGCTCTTACTATAGCGCGCAGCAAACCTTAATCACGACGGAACTTAGCGCCCAACTCAATACAGTGACTCTGTATAAAGTGCTTGGTGCCGGGTGGAACCCAGATGACGTCCCAGTTCCTTTGACTGAAGATATGTATCTAGGTTTTGAAGACTAA
- a CDS encoding efflux RND transporter periplasmic adaptor subunit — translation MSIKPICKLYLVSSIFMLGCDNQQSSAPSAALPAPSIGYTVVQAQPLELTDNMPGRTLASFKAEVRPQVGGILLSQLFQEGAFIDKGQPLYQIDPDSFQVSLDSAKADLRRAKANLATASNRAKRYERLVQQNAVSRQDYDDAVASLQQAQSDVETAQASIDSAQINLDYTQVTSPISGRIGRSSVTEGALVTANQSEPLAIVQTYDPMFVDLTASSNDLLTFRRALSAGDFSRSEQDTTNIQLTLEDGSDYEYKGTILFSDVNISESTGAFVLRVSFPNPDNILLPGMFVRATLPKGVASDAILVPAKSVSRTPQGTAQVWVIDENGVVDIRTVTADKLINNQWLITEGLNSGEKVVAVGLQFIRPGMSLTNTYDVSDKYQN, via the coding sequence ATGAGCATCAAACCAATTTGTAAGTTGTACCTTGTCTCATCAATCTTCATGCTCGGGTGTGACAACCAGCAATCGTCTGCACCCTCTGCAGCGCTGCCCGCTCCATCCATTGGCTATACCGTCGTTCAAGCACAACCGCTTGAATTAACGGACAACATGCCAGGCAGAACGCTAGCATCATTCAAGGCCGAGGTGAGGCCCCAGGTTGGTGGTATTTTACTCAGCCAACTCTTTCAGGAAGGTGCGTTTATTGATAAAGGGCAACCACTATATCAAATAGACCCCGACTCTTTCCAAGTATCACTCGATAGCGCGAAAGCCGACCTTAGAAGAGCTAAAGCCAACCTTGCCACTGCGAGTAATCGCGCCAAGCGTTACGAAAGATTGGTGCAACAAAACGCGGTTTCTAGACAAGACTATGATGACGCCGTAGCCAGTCTTCAGCAGGCACAATCCGATGTAGAGACAGCACAAGCGTCCATCGATTCGGCGCAAATTAATCTCGATTACACACAAGTCACCTCTCCCATCTCTGGACGCATCGGTCGCTCCAGCGTAACAGAGGGGGCATTGGTGACAGCGAACCAGTCAGAACCGCTTGCCATCGTACAAACTTATGATCCCATGTTTGTAGACCTGACAGCCTCCAGCAACGACCTACTTACCTTCAGGCGCGCCCTATCAGCAGGCGATTTTTCTCGAAGTGAGCAGGACACGACCAACATTCAACTGACCTTAGAAGATGGTTCAGACTATGAATACAAGGGCACTATCCTTTTTTCTGACGTGAATATCAGCGAATCAACCGGAGCTTTCGTTCTTAGAGTGTCATTTCCCAACCCCGATAACATTCTTCTTCCGGGAATGTTTGTAAGGGCAACACTCCCAAAAGGTGTTGCGAGTGATGCCATTTTGGTTCCTGCAAAATCGGTCTCAAGAACGCCACAAGGAACCGCTCAGGTGTGGGTGATTGATGAAAATGGCGTCGTCGACATTCGCACTGTCACTGCAGATAAGCTGATTAACAATCAATGGTTAATTACTGAAGGACTCAATTCTGGAGAGAAAGTGGTCGCCGTTGGGCTGCAGTTTATTCGCCCTGGAATGAGTCTTACTAATACTTACGACGTAAGTGACAAATACCAAAACTAG
- a CDS encoding efflux RND transporter permease subunit → MALFFINRPVFAWVLAILVMLAGLLALLNLPVAQYPTIAPPAIQITAYYPGASAKTAEDSVTQVIEQQMTGLDNLLYFKSTSDSFGNISITLTFSADTDPDIAQVQVQNKLQAATPLLPTEVQAQGVNVEKASSSFLMVIAFVSEDGSMTDVDLGDYISSNILDPLSRVDGVGQTQLFGAEYAMRIWLDPYKLESYKLMPSDVIAAVQEQNAQVSAGQMGAPPANLGAQLTATITAQSRLQTVDQFRQILLKVDADGSQVLLEDVASVELGASTYSSVSAYNKLAAAGMSVSLATGKNALDTAEAVRSKIAELEPFFPPGLQVTYPYDTTPFIEISIEGVVHTLIEAVVLVFLVMLLFLQNLRATFIPTIAVPIVILGTFGVLLSLGYSINTLTMFAMVLAIGLLVDDAIVVVENVERIMEEEHLDARAATIKSMEEITSALIGIGMVLCAVFIPMAFFSGSVGAIYRQFSITIVTAVALSVLVAIILTPTLCIALLSHNEESKNKGFAGWFNRNFHKLTDRYVGMVEFISHRAVRFMLIYAAIIGIVGILFVRLPTGFLPDEDQGSMMAMVQLPSGATQEQTLAVLDKVEDFFLVNEKDNVESVFAVAGFSFAGSGANTGMMFINLKDWDQRQTAESHVKAIIGRAMGSFQQITEAAVFAFAPPAIMELGNATGFNFFLQDRAGLGHEQLMAIQGQLLGTSNQSPLLTAVRPNGLSDTPLYHLEIDQLKARALGVAIGDINATIGTAFGSSYINDFVDRGRIKKVYAQALTPYRMTPEDIMEWKVRNGAGEMVAMRVFTEGEWQYGSPRLERYNGVSAVEIVGEPVAGVSTGDAMAEIERIVSGLPQGVGIEWTGMSYQERVSGGQAPLLYALSILIVFLCLAALYEDWAVPLSVILIIPLGILGAVSATELFGLENDVYFQVGLLTTIGLGSKNAIMIVEFAKSYYEAGEDLMQAALKAARIRLRPILMTSLAFGMGVVPLAISSGAGSGAQNAVGTGVVGGVITATVLGVLFVPLFFVVVERLFTGKSQHNQTSEKVHQEESAS, encoded by the coding sequence ATGGCGCTATTTTTTATCAACCGTCCGGTTTTTGCGTGGGTGTTAGCCATTTTGGTTATGCTCGCGGGTTTATTGGCTCTGCTTAACCTACCCGTCGCACAGTACCCGACTATTGCTCCACCCGCTATCCAAATCACCGCTTATTATCCGGGCGCCTCCGCGAAAACTGCCGAAGACTCCGTCACACAAGTCATCGAGCAGCAGATGACTGGCCTGGACAATTTGCTCTATTTTAAATCTACTTCCGACTCATTCGGTAATATTTCTATTACGCTCACTTTTTCGGCAGACACTGACCCAGACATCGCTCAAGTCCAAGTTCAAAACAAACTGCAAGCGGCCACACCACTATTGCCAACAGAAGTCCAGGCACAAGGTGTGAATGTAGAAAAAGCAAGTAGCTCATTTTTGATGGTTATTGCTTTCGTTTCAGAAGATGGCAGCATGACAGATGTCGATTTAGGGGATTACATTTCGAGTAATATTCTCGATCCTCTTAGCCGTGTCGATGGGGTTGGTCAAACCCAACTTTTTGGCGCTGAATATGCGATGAGAATTTGGCTCGACCCGTACAAACTTGAAAGTTATAAGTTAATGCCCTCGGACGTTATCGCTGCAGTTCAGGAGCAAAATGCTCAAGTTTCGGCTGGTCAGATGGGGGCGCCGCCTGCGAATCTCGGGGCCCAGTTGACCGCAACCATCACTGCTCAATCTAGGCTGCAAACTGTCGACCAGTTTCGACAAATTTTGCTTAAAGTCGATGCGGACGGCTCACAAGTACTCCTTGAAGACGTCGCGAGCGTTGAACTTGGTGCATCTACATACAGTTCTGTTTCGGCATACAATAAACTCGCCGCCGCTGGTATGTCTGTGAGTCTTGCTACTGGGAAGAACGCGCTGGATACAGCAGAAGCCGTTCGCTCCAAAATTGCCGAACTAGAGCCCTTTTTTCCACCAGGGCTCCAAGTCACCTACCCTTATGACACCACCCCTTTTATTGAAATTTCAATTGAAGGCGTCGTTCACACTCTGATTGAAGCGGTCGTTCTCGTCTTTCTCGTGATGCTGCTGTTTTTACAAAACTTACGCGCAACGTTTATCCCCACTATCGCGGTGCCAATCGTTATTCTCGGCACATTTGGGGTTCTCCTTTCCCTCGGTTACTCGATTAACACACTCACCATGTTTGCCATGGTGCTCGCTATCGGCCTATTGGTTGACGACGCCATTGTTGTCGTTGAAAACGTTGAACGGATTATGGAGGAGGAACATCTTGATGCAAGAGCGGCAACCATTAAATCCATGGAAGAGATAACCAGCGCTCTGATTGGTATTGGTATGGTGCTTTGTGCGGTGTTTATTCCAATGGCGTTTTTTTCCGGCTCAGTTGGTGCAATTTACCGCCAATTCTCGATAACGATTGTAACCGCGGTTGCTCTCTCTGTTCTGGTTGCGATTATTCTAACCCCCACACTCTGTATTGCACTTCTAAGCCATAATGAGGAATCCAAAAATAAAGGCTTTGCTGGCTGGTTTAATCGAAACTTCCACAAATTAACGGACCGCTACGTCGGCATGGTTGAGTTCATTTCACATCGAGCAGTACGTTTTATGCTGATTTATGCAGCAATTATAGGCATTGTCGGTATTCTGTTTGTCCGTCTACCAACCGGCTTCCTACCTGACGAAGACCAGGGTTCGATGATGGCAATGGTTCAGTTACCCAGCGGCGCTACACAAGAACAGACACTGGCTGTACTCGACAAAGTAGAGGACTTTTTCTTAGTTAACGAGAAAGATAACGTCGAGTCAGTATTTGCTGTTGCTGGATTCAGTTTTGCTGGCTCTGGCGCGAATACCGGTATGATGTTCATAAACCTCAAAGACTGGGATCAACGACAAACTGCCGAATCACATGTTAAAGCCATCATTGGGCGTGCAATGGGCTCTTTTCAGCAAATCACTGAAGCGGCAGTTTTCGCTTTCGCTCCACCCGCAATCATGGAGTTGGGTAATGCCACCGGTTTCAATTTCTTTTTGCAAGACCGAGCCGGACTCGGGCATGAGCAATTGATGGCGATTCAAGGCCAACTTCTCGGCACCTCAAACCAGAGCCCATTACTCACCGCCGTACGTCCAAATGGCTTGAGTGATACCCCGCTTTATCATCTTGAAATAGACCAACTAAAAGCGAGGGCATTGGGAGTCGCTATTGGTGATATCAATGCCACTATTGGCACTGCGTTCGGTAGTAGCTATATCAATGATTTTGTCGACAGAGGTCGAATTAAAAAAGTCTATGCACAAGCTTTGACCCCCTATCGTATGACACCTGAAGATATCATGGAGTGGAAAGTTAGAAACGGTGCAGGCGAAATGGTCGCAATGCGTGTGTTTACCGAAGGTGAATGGCAATATGGTTCGCCACGTTTAGAACGTTATAACGGCGTCTCGGCGGTTGAAATTGTGGGTGAGCCCGTTGCAGGCGTGAGTACTGGTGATGCAATGGCAGAGATTGAACGTATTGTTAGTGGTCTGCCCCAAGGTGTGGGCATTGAATGGACGGGGATGTCCTATCAAGAGCGAGTGTCCGGGGGACAAGCGCCCCTTTTATACGCACTGTCGATATTGATTGTGTTTTTATGTCTTGCTGCACTGTATGAAGACTGGGCAGTTCCACTTTCTGTCATTTTAATTATCCCCCTTGGAATATTGGGTGCTGTCAGTGCCACTGAGCTATTTGGACTAGAGAATGATGTGTATTTTCAAGTCGGACTCTTAACCACAATTGGTTTAGGCTCGAAAAATGCCATTATGATAGTCGAATTTGCCAAAAGTTATTATGAAGCGGGTGAGGATCTAATGCAGGCAGCTCTGAAAGCGGCGCGCATTCGTCTAAGACCGATATTGATGACCTCATTAGCGTTTGGGATGGGCGTAGTACCATTAGCGATTAGTTCTGGTGCGGGGTCTGGCGCGCAAAACGCAGTGGGTACAGGGGTAGTCGGCGGGGTAATAACGGCTACTGTTCTCGGCGTGTTATTCGTTCCTCTGTTCTTTGTCGTTGTTGAACGCCTGTTTACTGGTAAGTCTCAGCATAATCAGACATCTGAAAAAGTTCATCAAGAGGAGTCTGCCTCATGA
- a CDS encoding NAD(P)H-binding protein: protein MPPHPYTAIVAGATGLIGDELVKQLLEDSHCKAILVMTRREIPYQDKRLIQCVHPRLEICSQHLPELSQAPIYGFIALGTTIKQAGSKQALADIDFTLVCDVAQQMRELGTERLCVVSSIGASATSMSHYLKCKGLMEEKIAAMSFDNLCIVRPGPLEGLREKTRPSEVITASILKLVKPVMKGKLRNYRLIHGKTVAQAMLAGIKSDKKAQVLFSREMEAIVRRIYM, encoded by the coding sequence ATGCCCCCACATCCTTACACAGCCATTGTCGCCGGAGCGACAGGCCTAATTGGTGATGAACTGGTCAAACAGCTGTTAGAGGACTCACATTGCAAAGCAATCCTAGTGATGACTCGACGAGAAATTCCCTACCAAGATAAGCGCCTCATTCAGTGCGTGCATCCTCGACTCGAAATTTGCTCTCAACACCTACCCGAACTATCCCAGGCACCTATCTATGGTTTCATAGCGCTAGGCACCACCATTAAACAGGCTGGATCAAAGCAGGCTTTGGCCGATATTGATTTCACACTTGTTTGTGACGTTGCACAGCAGATGAGAGAGTTAGGCACTGAACGTCTCTGTGTTGTATCAAGTATTGGCGCATCAGCAACCAGCATGAGCCACTATTTGAAATGTAAGGGGCTGATGGAAGAGAAAATAGCAGCAATGAGCTTCGATAATCTATGTATTGTCAGACCTGGTCCGCTCGAAGGACTGAGAGAAAAGACCAGACCGAGTGAAGTGATTACTGCGTCAATCCTCAAACTGGTTAAGCCAGTAATGAAAGGAAAGTTGCGCAACTATCGGTTGATACATGGTAAAACGGTCGCACAAGCGATGTTGGCAGGGATAAAGTCAGATAAGAAAGCACAGGTGTTGTTCAGCAGAGAAATGGAAGCCATCGTTCGCCGCATCTATATGTAA